From Nerophis lumbriciformis linkage group LG11, RoL_Nlum_v2.1, whole genome shotgun sequence, one genomic window encodes:
- the abi3b gene encoding uncharacterized protein abi3b isoform X5 has protein sequence MIQARLLDSQTMRLSNMESSVNLLSLAAAIHYEKVARREISTFTISQNKIRSKLVAPPPSGREAERSYSRVPISYSILDSTGHCFQVTRETPTKVPGTTRDRTLSIADVPSSNQGIAVPLPSVPAHSNTHNNLPPPPPHHHQQNSLDLSMSPPPPPPPPPLTSCMDASLPTPPSLTSPTCLPPPPPPPPPNNLLSPPPVAGGTHLLPPPPPPTGTSNIVPPPPNIFSPPAVADASLPPPPVTGTPLPPPPLPASLTSSMDASLPTPPSLTSPTCLPPPPNNLLSPPPPPPPPLPASLTSCMDTSLPTPPYLTSPTCLPPPPPPPPPNNLLSPPPVAGGTDLLPPPPPPTGTSNIVPPPPNIFSPPPGADASLPPPPVTGTPPPPPPPPTYCMDTSLPTPPSLTSPTSLPPPPPPPPNIFSPPPVAGVPPLPPPPPPPPPTGISNMLPALPPPPVH, from the exons ATGATCCAAGCAAG ACTGCTGGACTCTCAGACCATGCGGCTCAGCAACATGGAGTCTTCAGTCAACCTGCTGTCACTG GCTGCAGCCATCCACTATGAGAAGGTGGCCAGAAGAGAGATCAGCACTTTCACCATTTCCCAAAACAAGATCCGCTCCAAACTTGTGGCCCCGCCTCCTTCAGGCAGGGAAGCAGAGAGAAGCTACTCCAGGGTACCAATATCATACTCCATCTTGGACTCCACTGGACATTGTTTCCAG GTCACCAGGGAGACACCCACTAAGGTGCCAGGGACCACCAGGGACCGCACACTGAGCATTGCAGATGTTCCCTC gtccaATCAAGGCATCGCTGTACCGCTACCATCAGTTCCTGCTCATTCTAACACCCACAAtaaccttcctcctcctcctcctcatcatcatcagcaAAACTCATTGGACCTCAGTatgtctcctcctcctcctccccctcccccacctctcACTTCCTGCATGGACGCCAGCCTGCCAACACCACCTTCTTTAACCTCACCAACATGCctgccccccccaccaccaccaccaccaccaaacaACCTCCTTTCTCCTCCTCCTGTAGCAGGGGGTACGCATCTCTTGCCTCCACCTCCTCCACCCACTGGCACCTCCAACATTGTGCCTCCCCCACCAAACATCTTTTCACCTCCTGCAGTAGCAGATGCTTCTCTCCCACCTCCCCCTGTAACAggtactcctcttcctcctcctccactTCCTGCATCTCTCACTTCCTCTATGGACGCCAGCCTGCCAACACCACCTTCTTTAACCTCACCAACATGTCTGCCGCCACCACCAAACAACCTCCtttcacctcctcctcctcctcctcctccacttcCTGCATCTCTCACTTCCTGTATGGACACCAGCCTGCCAACACCACCTTATTTAACCTCACCAACATGCctgccccccccaccaccaccaccaccaccaaacaACCTCCTTTCTCCTCCTCCTGTAGCAGGAGGTACGGATCTCTTGCCTCCACCTCCTCCACCCACTGGCACCTCCAACATTGTGCCTCCCCCACCAAACATCTTTTCACCTCCTCCAGGAGCAGATGCTTCTCTCCCACCTCCCCCTGTAACAggtactcctcctcctcctcctcctccacccacTTACTGTATGGACACCAGCCTGCCAACACCACCATCCTTGACCTCACCGACATCTCTGccaccacctcctcctcctccaccaaacATATTTTCTCCGCCTCCTGTAGCAGGAGTTCCTCCTctcccacctcctcctcctccacctccaCCCACTGGCATCTCCAACATGTTGCCAGCTCTTCCACCTCCACCCGTACATTAA
- the abi3b gene encoding uncharacterized protein abi3b isoform X2 — protein sequence MSESPNFSEIASQILQEAPTVSRNLGENQNNLLKVADYCENNYLQADDPSKVVEESKALAIQALASVTYQINNVATLLLRLLDSQTMRLSNMESSVNLLSLAAAIHYEKVARREISTFTISQNKIRSKLVAPPPSGREAERSYSRVPISYSILDSTGHCFQVTRETPTKVPGTTRDRTLSIADVPSSNQGIAVPLPSVPAHSNTHNNLPPPPPHHHQQNSLDLSMSPPPPPPPPPLTSCMDASLPTPPSLTSPTCLPPPPPPPPPNNLLSPPPVAGGTHLLPPPPPPTGTSNIVPPPPNIFSPPAVADASLPPPPVTGTPLPPPPLPASLTSSMDASLPTPPSLTSPTCLPPPPNNLLSPPPPPPPPLPASLTSCMDTSLPTPPYLTSPTCLPPPPPPPPPNNLLSPPPVAGGTDLLPPPPPPTGTSNIVPPPPNIFSPPPGADASLPPPPVTGTPPPPPPPPTYCMDTSLPTPPSLTSPTSLPPPPPPPPNIFSPPPVAGVPPLPPPPPPPPPTGISNMLPALPPPPVH from the exons ATGTCGGAGTCTCCCAACTTTTCAGAAATAGCTTCTCAGATTTTACAAGAGGCGCCAACAGTTAGCAGGAATCTCGGTGAGAACCAAAACAACCTGCTGAAAGTTGCAGATTACTGCGAAAACAACTACCTGCAG GCAGATGATCCAAGCAAGGTAGTGGAGGAGTCCAAGGCTTTAGCCATTCAGGCATTGGCGAGTGTAACTTACCAGATCAACAATGTTGCAACTTTACTGCTCAGACTGCTGGACTCTCAGACCATGCGGCTCAGCAACATGGAGTCTTCAGTCAACCTGCTGTCACTG GCTGCAGCCATCCACTATGAGAAGGTGGCCAGAAGAGAGATCAGCACTTTCACCATTTCCCAAAACAAGATCCGCTCCAAACTTGTGGCCCCGCCTCCTTCAGGCAGGGAAGCAGAGAGAAGCTACTCCAGGGTACCAATATCATACTCCATCTTGGACTCCACTGGACATTGTTTCCAG GTCACCAGGGAGACACCCACTAAGGTGCCAGGGACCACCAGGGACCGCACACTGAGCATTGCAGATGTTCCCTC gtccaATCAAGGCATCGCTGTACCGCTACCATCAGTTCCTGCTCATTCTAACACCCACAAtaaccttcctcctcctcctcctcatcatcatcagcaAAACTCATTGGACCTCAGTatgtctcctcctcctcctccccctcccccacctctcACTTCCTGCATGGACGCCAGCCTGCCAACACCACCTTCTTTAACCTCACCAACATGCctgccccccccaccaccaccaccaccaccaaacaACCTCCTTTCTCCTCCTCCTGTAGCAGGGGGTACGCATCTCTTGCCTCCACCTCCTCCACCCACTGGCACCTCCAACATTGTGCCTCCCCCACCAAACATCTTTTCACCTCCTGCAGTAGCAGATGCTTCTCTCCCACCTCCCCCTGTAACAggtactcctcttcctcctcctccactTCCTGCATCTCTCACTTCCTCTATGGACGCCAGCCTGCCAACACCACCTTCTTTAACCTCACCAACATGTCTGCCGCCACCACCAAACAACCTCCtttcacctcctcctcctcctcctcctccacttcCTGCATCTCTCACTTCCTGTATGGACACCAGCCTGCCAACACCACCTTATTTAACCTCACCAACATGCctgccccccccaccaccaccaccaccaccaaacaACCTCCTTTCTCCTCCTCCTGTAGCAGGAGGTACGGATCTCTTGCCTCCACCTCCTCCACCCACTGGCACCTCCAACATTGTGCCTCCCCCACCAAACATCTTTTCACCTCCTCCAGGAGCAGATGCTTCTCTCCCACCTCCCCCTGTAACAggtactcctcctcctcctcctcctccacccacTTACTGTATGGACACCAGCCTGCCAACACCACCATCCTTGACCTCACCGACATCTCTGccaccacctcctcctcctccaccaaacATATTTTCTCCGCCTCCTGTAGCAGGAGTTCCTCCTctcccacctcctcctcctccacctccaCCCACTGGCATCTCCAACATGTTGCCAGCTCTTCCACCTCCACCCGTACATTAA
- the abi3b gene encoding uncharacterized protein abi3b isoform X4, whose product MKGVNKKLIQEEGCLPCRILPPSSASWNNTPKKKKKKPIPPSKIASQILQEAPTVSRNLGENQNNLLKVADYCENNYLQADDPSKVVEESKALAIQALASVTYQINNVATLLLRLLDSQTMRLSNMESSVNLLSLAAAIHYEKVARREISTFTISQNKIRSKLVAPPPSGREAERSYSRVPISYSILDSTGHCFQVTRETPTKVPGTTRDRTLSIADVPSSNQGIAVPLPSVPAHSNTHNNLPPPPPHHHQQNSLDLTGGTHLLPPPPPPTGTSNIVPPPPNIFSPPAVADASLPPPPVTGTPLPPPPLPASLTSSMDASLPTPPSLTSPTCLPPPPNNLLSPPPPPPPPLPASLTSCMDTSLPTPPYLTSPTCLPPPPPPPPPNNLLSPPPVAGGTDLLPPPPPPTGTSNIVPPPPNIFSPPPGADASLPPPPVTGTPPPPPPPPTYCMDTSLPTPPSLTSPTSLPPPPPPPPNIFSPPPVAGVPPLPPPPPPPPPTGISNMLPALPPPPVH is encoded by the exons ATGAAAGGTGTTAACAAAAAGTTAATACAGGAGGAAGGTTGTCTCCCATGCAGGATTCTCCCGCCCTCCTCAGCCAGCTGGAACAACACccccaagaagaagaagaagaagcccaTTCCTCCTTCAA AAATAGCTTCTCAGATTTTACAAGAGGCGCCAACAGTTAGCAGGAATCTCGGTGAGAACCAAAACAACCTGCTGAAAGTTGCAGATTACTGCGAAAACAACTACCTGCAG GCAGATGATCCAAGCAAGGTAGTGGAGGAGTCCAAGGCTTTAGCCATTCAGGCATTGGCGAGTGTAACTTACCAGATCAACAATGTTGCAACTTTACTGCTCAGACTGCTGGACTCTCAGACCATGCGGCTCAGCAACATGGAGTCTTCAGTCAACCTGCTGTCACTG GCTGCAGCCATCCACTATGAGAAGGTGGCCAGAAGAGAGATCAGCACTTTCACCATTTCCCAAAACAAGATCCGCTCCAAACTTGTGGCCCCGCCTCCTTCAGGCAGGGAAGCAGAGAGAAGCTACTCCAGGGTACCAATATCATACTCCATCTTGGACTCCACTGGACATTGTTTCCAG GTCACCAGGGAGACACCCACTAAGGTGCCAGGGACCACCAGGGACCGCACACTGAGCATTGCAGATGTTCCCTC gtccaATCAAGGCATCGCTGTACCGCTACCATCAGTTCCTGCTCATTCTAACACCCACAAtaaccttcctcctcctcctcctcatcatcatcagcaAAACTCATTGGACCTCA CAGGGGGTACGCATCTCTTGCCTCCACCTCCTCCACCCACTGGCACCTCCAACATTGTGCCTCCCCCACCAAACATCTTTTCACCTCCTGCAGTAGCAGATGCTTCTCTCCCACCTCCCCCTGTAACAggtactcctcttcctcctcctccactTCCTGCATCTCTCACTTCCTCTATGGACGCCAGCCTGCCAACACCACCTTCTTTAACCTCACCAACATGTCTGCCGCCACCACCAAACAACCTCCtttcacctcctcctcctcctcctcctccacttcCTGCATCTCTCACTTCCTGTATGGACACCAGCCTGCCAACACCACCTTATTTAACCTCACCAACATGCctgccccccccaccaccaccaccaccaccaaacaACCTCCTTTCTCCTCCTCCTGTAGCAGGAGGTACGGATCTCTTGCCTCCACCTCCTCCACCCACTGGCACCTCCAACATTGTGCCTCCCCCACCAAACATCTTTTCACCTCCTCCAGGAGCAGATGCTTCTCTCCCACCTCCCCCTGTAACAggtactcctcctcctcctcctcctccacccacTTACTGTATGGACACCAGCCTGCCAACACCACCATCCTTGACCTCACCGACATCTCTGccaccacctcctcctcctccaccaaacATATTTTCTCCGCCTCCTGTAGCAGGAGTTCCTCCTctcccacctcctcctcctccacctccaCCCACTGGCATCTCCAACATGTTGCCAGCTCTTCCACCTCCACCCGTACATTAA
- the abi3b gene encoding uncharacterized protein abi3b isoform X6 has product MKGVNKKLIQEEGCLPCRILPPSSASWNNTPKKKKKKPIPPSKIASQILQEAPTVSRNLGENQNNLLKVADYCENNYLQADDPSKVVEESKALAIQALASVTYQINNVATLLLRLLDSQTMRLSNMESSVNLLSLAAAIHYEKVARREISTFTISQNKIRSKLVAPPPSGREAERSYSRVPISYSILDSTGHCFQVTRETPTKVPGTTRDRTLSIADVPSSNQGIAVPLPSVPAHSNTHNNLPPPPPHHHQQNSLDLTGGTDLLPPPPPPTGTSNIVPPPPNIFSPPPGADASLPPPPVTGTPPPPPPPPTYCMDTSLPTPPSLTSPTSLPPPPPPPPNIFSPPPVAGVPPLPPPPPPPPPTGISNMLPALPPPPVH; this is encoded by the exons ATGAAAGGTGTTAACAAAAAGTTAATACAGGAGGAAGGTTGTCTCCCATGCAGGATTCTCCCGCCCTCCTCAGCCAGCTGGAACAACACccccaagaagaagaagaagaagcccaTTCCTCCTTCAA AAATAGCTTCTCAGATTTTACAAGAGGCGCCAACAGTTAGCAGGAATCTCGGTGAGAACCAAAACAACCTGCTGAAAGTTGCAGATTACTGCGAAAACAACTACCTGCAG GCAGATGATCCAAGCAAGGTAGTGGAGGAGTCCAAGGCTTTAGCCATTCAGGCATTGGCGAGTGTAACTTACCAGATCAACAATGTTGCAACTTTACTGCTCAGACTGCTGGACTCTCAGACCATGCGGCTCAGCAACATGGAGTCTTCAGTCAACCTGCTGTCACTG GCTGCAGCCATCCACTATGAGAAGGTGGCCAGAAGAGAGATCAGCACTTTCACCATTTCCCAAAACAAGATCCGCTCCAAACTTGTGGCCCCGCCTCCTTCAGGCAGGGAAGCAGAGAGAAGCTACTCCAGGGTACCAATATCATACTCCATCTTGGACTCCACTGGACATTGTTTCCAG GTCACCAGGGAGACACCCACTAAGGTGCCAGGGACCACCAGGGACCGCACACTGAGCATTGCAGATGTTCCCTC gtccaATCAAGGCATCGCTGTACCGCTACCATCAGTTCCTGCTCATTCTAACACCCACAAtaaccttcctcctcctcctcctcatcatcatcagcaAAACTCATTGGACCTCA CAGGAGGTACGGATCTCTTGCCTCCACCTCCTCCACCCACTGGCACCTCCAACATTGTGCCTCCCCCACCAAACATCTTTTCACCTCCTCCAGGAGCAGATGCTTCTCTCCCACCTCCCCCTGTAACAggtactcctcctcctcctcctcctccacccacTTACTGTATGGACACCAGCCTGCCAACACCACCATCCTTGACCTCACCGACATCTCTGccaccacctcctcctcctccaccaaacATATTTTCTCCGCCTCCTGTAGCAGGAGTTCCTCCTctcccacctcctcctcctccacctccaCCCACTGGCATCTCCAACATGTTGCCAGCTCTTCCACCTCCACCCGTACATTAA
- the abi3b gene encoding uncharacterized protein abi3b isoform X1, with translation MKGVNKKLIQEEGCLPCRILPPSSASWNNTPKKKKKKPIPPSKIASQILQEAPTVSRNLGENQNNLLKVADYCENNYLQADDPSKVVEESKALAIQALASVTYQINNVATLLLRLLDSQTMRLSNMESSVNLLSLAAAIHYEKVARREISTFTISQNKIRSKLVAPPPSGREAERSYSRVPISYSILDSTGHCFQVTRETPTKVPGTTRDRTLSIADVPSSNQGIAVPLPSVPAHSNTHNNLPPPPPHHHQQNSLDLSMSPPPPPPPPPLTSCMDASLPTPPSLTSPTCLPPPPPPPPPNNLLSPPPVAGGTHLLPPPPPPTGTSNIVPPPPNIFSPPAVADASLPPPPVTGTPLPPPPLPASLTSSMDASLPTPPSLTSPTCLPPPPNNLLSPPPPPPPPLPASLTSCMDTSLPTPPYLTSPTCLPPPPPPPPPNNLLSPPPVAGGTDLLPPPPPPTGTSNIVPPPPNIFSPPPGADASLPPPPVTGTPPPPPPPPTYCMDTSLPTPPSLTSPTSLPPPPPPPPNIFSPPPVAGVPPLPPPPPPPPPTGISNMLPALPPPPVH, from the exons ATGAAAGGTGTTAACAAAAAGTTAATACAGGAGGAAGGTTGTCTCCCATGCAGGATTCTCCCGCCCTCCTCAGCCAGCTGGAACAACACccccaagaagaagaagaagaagcccaTTCCTCCTTCAA AAATAGCTTCTCAGATTTTACAAGAGGCGCCAACAGTTAGCAGGAATCTCGGTGAGAACCAAAACAACCTGCTGAAAGTTGCAGATTACTGCGAAAACAACTACCTGCAG GCAGATGATCCAAGCAAGGTAGTGGAGGAGTCCAAGGCTTTAGCCATTCAGGCATTGGCGAGTGTAACTTACCAGATCAACAATGTTGCAACTTTACTGCTCAGACTGCTGGACTCTCAGACCATGCGGCTCAGCAACATGGAGTCTTCAGTCAACCTGCTGTCACTG GCTGCAGCCATCCACTATGAGAAGGTGGCCAGAAGAGAGATCAGCACTTTCACCATTTCCCAAAACAAGATCCGCTCCAAACTTGTGGCCCCGCCTCCTTCAGGCAGGGAAGCAGAGAGAAGCTACTCCAGGGTACCAATATCATACTCCATCTTGGACTCCACTGGACATTGTTTCCAG GTCACCAGGGAGACACCCACTAAGGTGCCAGGGACCACCAGGGACCGCACACTGAGCATTGCAGATGTTCCCTC gtccaATCAAGGCATCGCTGTACCGCTACCATCAGTTCCTGCTCATTCTAACACCCACAAtaaccttcctcctcctcctcctcatcatcatcagcaAAACTCATTGGACCTCAGTatgtctcctcctcctcctccccctcccccacctctcACTTCCTGCATGGACGCCAGCCTGCCAACACCACCTTCTTTAACCTCACCAACATGCctgccccccccaccaccaccaccaccaccaaacaACCTCCTTTCTCCTCCTCCTGTAGCAGGGGGTACGCATCTCTTGCCTCCACCTCCTCCACCCACTGGCACCTCCAACATTGTGCCTCCCCCACCAAACATCTTTTCACCTCCTGCAGTAGCAGATGCTTCTCTCCCACCTCCCCCTGTAACAggtactcctcttcctcctcctccactTCCTGCATCTCTCACTTCCTCTATGGACGCCAGCCTGCCAACACCACCTTCTTTAACCTCACCAACATGTCTGCCGCCACCACCAAACAACCTCCtttcacctcctcctcctcctcctcctccacttcCTGCATCTCTCACTTCCTGTATGGACACCAGCCTGCCAACACCACCTTATTTAACCTCACCAACATGCctgccccccccaccaccaccaccaccaccaaacaACCTCCTTTCTCCTCCTCCTGTAGCAGGAGGTACGGATCTCTTGCCTCCACCTCCTCCACCCACTGGCACCTCCAACATTGTGCCTCCCCCACCAAACATCTTTTCACCTCCTCCAGGAGCAGATGCTTCTCTCCCACCTCCCCCTGTAACAggtactcctcctcctcctcctcctccacccacTTACTGTATGGACACCAGCCTGCCAACACCACCATCCTTGACCTCACCGACATCTCTGccaccacctcctcctcctccaccaaacATATTTTCTCCGCCTCCTGTAGCAGGAGTTCCTCCTctcccacctcctcctcctccacctccaCCCACTGGCATCTCCAACATGTTGCCAGCTCTTCCACCTCCACCCGTACATTAA
- the abi3b gene encoding uncharacterized protein abi3b isoform X3, producing the protein MKGVNKKLIQEEGCLPCRILPPSSASWNNTPKKKKKKPIPPSKIASQILQEAPTVSRNLGENQNNLLKVADYCENNYLQADDPSKVVEESKALAIQALASVTYQINNVATLLLRLLDSQTMRLSNMESSVNLLSLAAAIHYEKVARREISTFTISQNKIRSKLVAPPPSGREAERSYSRVPISYSILDSTGHCFQVTRETPTKVPGTTRDRTLSIADVPSSNQGIAVPLPSVPAHSNTHNNLPPPPPHHHQQNSLDLSMSPPPPPPPPPLTSCMDASLPTPPSLTSPTCLPPPPPPPPPNNLLSPPPVAGGTHLLPPPPPPTGTSNIVPPPPNIFSPPAVADASLPPPPVTGTPLPPPPPPPPLPASLTSCMDTSLPTPPYLTSPTCLPPPPPPPPPNNLLSPPPVAGGTDLLPPPPPPTGTSNIVPPPPNIFSPPPGADASLPPPPVTGTPPPPPPPPTYCMDTSLPTPPSLTSPTSLPPPPPPPPNIFSPPPVAGVPPLPPPPPPPPPTGISNMLPALPPPPVH; encoded by the exons ATGAAAGGTGTTAACAAAAAGTTAATACAGGAGGAAGGTTGTCTCCCATGCAGGATTCTCCCGCCCTCCTCAGCCAGCTGGAACAACACccccaagaagaagaagaagaagcccaTTCCTCCTTCAA AAATAGCTTCTCAGATTTTACAAGAGGCGCCAACAGTTAGCAGGAATCTCGGTGAGAACCAAAACAACCTGCTGAAAGTTGCAGATTACTGCGAAAACAACTACCTGCAG GCAGATGATCCAAGCAAGGTAGTGGAGGAGTCCAAGGCTTTAGCCATTCAGGCATTGGCGAGTGTAACTTACCAGATCAACAATGTTGCAACTTTACTGCTCAGACTGCTGGACTCTCAGACCATGCGGCTCAGCAACATGGAGTCTTCAGTCAACCTGCTGTCACTG GCTGCAGCCATCCACTATGAGAAGGTGGCCAGAAGAGAGATCAGCACTTTCACCATTTCCCAAAACAAGATCCGCTCCAAACTTGTGGCCCCGCCTCCTTCAGGCAGGGAAGCAGAGAGAAGCTACTCCAGGGTACCAATATCATACTCCATCTTGGACTCCACTGGACATTGTTTCCAG GTCACCAGGGAGACACCCACTAAGGTGCCAGGGACCACCAGGGACCGCACACTGAGCATTGCAGATGTTCCCTC gtccaATCAAGGCATCGCTGTACCGCTACCATCAGTTCCTGCTCATTCTAACACCCACAAtaaccttcctcctcctcctcctcatcatcatcagcaAAACTCATTGGACCTCAGTatgtctcctcctcctcctccccctcccccacctctcACTTCCTGCATGGACGCCAGCCTGCCAACACCACCTTCTTTAACCTCACCAACATGCctgccccccccaccaccaccaccaccaccaaacaACCTCCTTTCTCCTCCTCCTGTAGCAGGGGGTACGCATCTCTTGCCTCCACCTCCTCCACCCACTGGCACCTCCAACATTGTGCCTCCCCCACCAAACATCTTTTCACCTCCTGCAGTAGCAGATGCTTCTCTCCCACCTCCCCCTGTAACAggtactcctcttc ctcctcctcctcctcctcctccacttcCTGCATCTCTCACTTCCTGTATGGACACCAGCCTGCCAACACCACCTTATTTAACCTCACCAACATGCctgccccccccaccaccaccaccaccaccaaacaACCTCCTTTCTCCTCCTCCTGTAGCAGGAGGTACGGATCTCTTGCCTCCACCTCCTCCACCCACTGGCACCTCCAACATTGTGCCTCCCCCACCAAACATCTTTTCACCTCCTCCAGGAGCAGATGCTTCTCTCCCACCTCCCCCTGTAACAggtactcctcctcctcctcctcctccacccacTTACTGTATGGACACCAGCCTGCCAACACCACCATCCTTGACCTCACCGACATCTCTGccaccacctcctcctcctccaccaaacATATTTTCTCCGCCTCCTGTAGCAGGAGTTCCTCCTctcccacctcctcctcctccacctccaCCCACTGGCATCTCCAACATGTTGCCAGCTCTTCCACCTCCACCCGTACATTAA